A single Natrinema sp. HArc-T2 DNA region contains:
- a CDS encoding helix-turn-helix domain-containing protein encodes MPSAEMRITIPDRIWIGELSREYPDAVFEILTAFPKEMGGVALTEIRHSNIGAVMQTMGSYDDVTNIDLLQRTDDSVLAQFETSSPILLFPVREAGTPLELPFTVADGVVDWEITASRERLSLLADQLREFEISFEVQSVTHRIETTQLLSEKQTALVQRAIELGYYDTPRQATLTELAADVDLAKSTCSETLHRAEEKIIKQFATSAGNIETERALSTGE; translated from the coding sequence ATGCCCAGTGCTGAGATGAGGATAACGATCCCTGACCGGATTTGGATCGGGGAACTCTCCCGGGAGTATCCAGATGCCGTTTTCGAGATTCTCACCGCATTTCCCAAAGAGATGGGCGGTGTTGCACTCACCGAGATCAGACATTCGAATATCGGCGCTGTCATGCAAACGATGGGCAGCTACGACGACGTCACGAACATCGATCTGCTCCAGCGAACGGACGACAGCGTCCTCGCACAGTTCGAGACGTCGTCGCCGATACTCTTGTTCCCGGTTCGAGAAGCCGGGACGCCACTCGAGTTACCGTTTACTGTCGCTGACGGCGTGGTCGACTGGGAGATCACTGCGTCACGAGAACGGCTCTCCCTGCTTGCAGATCAATTACGCGAGTTCGAGATTTCCTTTGAGGTACAGTCCGTCACGCACCGCATCGAAACGACACAGTTGTTGAGCGAGAAACAGACCGCGCTCGTCCAGCGTGCGATCGAACTGGGCTATTACGACACGCCACGCCAAGCGACGCTGACGGAACTCGCTGCCGATGTCGATCTCGCCAAGTCGACGTGTAGCGAAACCCTTCACCGGGCCGAGGAGAAGATCATCAAACAATTCGCCACGAGCGCCGGTAACATCGAGACGGAGCGAGCCCTATCGACTGGGGAGTGA
- a CDS encoding SRPBCC family protein, which produces MVGAAGATSARRTGADNTVNGKPSPRFVPCMATVSLSRRFDADPETLRERITDVEPFMYGANFDAVDRTGTTLTLENSVGLATIELELELVDDPDAVLAYEQRDGIFDEMTTRYELTPHGDQTELMATTVFEVDIALVGLLLDATVIKRQRRRELTAQFDYLAETI; this is translated from the coding sequence ATGGTGGGAGCAGCGGGAGCGACGAGCGCTCGCCGGACCGGGGCCGACAACACCGTCAACGGTAAGCCGTCGCCACGGTTTGTTCCCTGCATGGCAACGGTCTCGCTGTCACGGCGGTTCGACGCGGATCCGGAGACGCTCCGCGAGCGCATCACTGACGTCGAGCCGTTCATGTACGGGGCCAACTTCGACGCCGTCGATCGGACGGGAACCACGCTAACACTCGAGAACAGCGTCGGTCTCGCGACGATCGAGCTCGAACTCGAACTCGTCGACGATCCGGATGCCGTGCTCGCCTACGAGCAGCGTGACGGCATCTTCGATGAGATGACGACACGATACGAACTGACGCCACATGGCGACCAAACGGAACTGATGGCGACGACTGTCTTCGAAGTCGACATCGCGCTTGTGGGACTGCTTCTGGATGCGACGGTTATCAAGCGACAGCGACGACGGGAACTCACCGCACAGTTCGACTATCTCGCGGAAACCATCTGA
- the gcvH gene encoding glycine cleavage system protein GcvH produces the protein MSFDVPDERRYLESHEWALETDGVVRVGITDFAQDELGDVVFVELPDEGDDLEQEGEFGVVESIKAVSDLYAPVTGEVVAVNDDLFDAPELVNEDPFGDGWMLEIDPDDTDELEELLTADEYEDQIA, from the coding sequence ATGAGCTTCGACGTTCCCGACGAGAGACGGTACCTGGAATCGCACGAGTGGGCACTCGAGACAGACGGCGTCGTCCGCGTGGGCATCACCGATTTCGCCCAGGACGAACTCGGCGACGTGGTCTTCGTCGAACTCCCCGATGAGGGCGACGACCTCGAGCAGGAAGGTGAGTTCGGCGTCGTCGAATCGATCAAAGCCGTGTCCGACCTCTACGCACCCGTCACCGGCGAGGTCGTCGCGGTCAACGACGACCTGTTCGACGCCCCCGAACTCGTCAACGAGGACCCCTTTGGCGACGGCTGGATGCTCGAGATCGACCCGGACGACACTGACGAACTCGAGGAGCTGTTGACGGCCGACGAGTACGAAGATCAGATCGCGTGA
- the gcvT gene encoding glycine cleavage system aminomethyltransferase GcvT, with protein MPLQTPPLRGLHDERGAKFTEFGGWDMPVEFDSIQTEHAAVREDVGIFDVSHMGQIHVTGPDATELMQRLTSNDVTRLAVGDSQYAAITDEDGIIIDDTVVYRLPDEDGEATYLFVPNAGTDESTHERWLSYRNEWDLEATVDNQTDEYAMFAVQGPNAPGLVEDVADESVTDLARFEAQYATIDGVDCWTARTGYTGEDGFELIVPSTAAEEIWTAFDCQPCGLGARDTLRIEAGLLLAGQDFDHETAPRTPYEAGIGFTVALETEFVGRDALAEIDEAGVDERLVGFQLIDRGVPRHGYDITTTESRVIGTVTSGTMSPTLAQPIGLGYVPVEYAEPGTTLQVVVRGQSKKARVETTPFIDTV; from the coding sequence ATGCCGCTTCAGACGCCGCCGTTACGTGGGTTACACGACGAGCGCGGAGCGAAGTTTACGGAGTTTGGCGGCTGGGACATGCCGGTCGAGTTCGATTCGATCCAGACCGAGCACGCGGCCGTTCGGGAGGACGTTGGCATCTTCGACGTCTCGCATATGGGCCAGATTCACGTCACCGGCCCGGACGCGACGGAGCTGATGCAACGGCTGACGTCGAACGACGTCACCCGGCTCGCGGTCGGCGACTCCCAGTACGCCGCGATCACCGACGAGGACGGGATCATCATCGACGACACCGTCGTCTACCGACTGCCTGACGAGGACGGCGAGGCGACCTACCTGTTCGTCCCCAACGCCGGCACCGACGAGTCGACCCACGAACGGTGGCTCAGCTACCGCAACGAGTGGGACCTCGAGGCGACCGTCGACAACCAAACCGACGAGTACGCCATGTTCGCCGTTCAGGGACCGAACGCGCCCGGGCTGGTCGAGGACGTCGCTGACGAGTCGGTCACCGACCTCGCGCGCTTCGAGGCCCAGTACGCGACGATCGATGGCGTCGACTGCTGGACAGCCCGAACGGGCTACACCGGCGAAGACGGCTTCGAGCTGATCGTTCCCTCGACCGCAGCCGAGGAGATCTGGACGGCATTCGACTGCCAGCCCTGCGGGCTCGGCGCCCGCGATACGCTGCGCATCGAGGCCGGCCTGTTGCTCGCCGGGCAGGACTTCGATCACGAGACCGCCCCACGGACGCCCTACGAGGCCGGCATCGGCTTTACCGTCGCGCTCGAAACCGAGTTCGTGGGCCGAGACGCTCTGGCGGAGATCGACGAGGCGGGCGTCGACGAACGGCTCGTCGGCTTCCAGCTGATCGACCGCGGCGTCCCCCGCCACGGCTACGACATCACGACCACCGAGAGCCGGGTCATCGGCACCGTCACCAGCGGGACGATGAGCCCGACCTTAGCACAGCCGATCGGACTCGGCTACGTGCCGGTCGAATACGCCGAGCCCGGCACGACGCTGCAGGTCGTCGTCCGCGGCCAGTCGAAAAAGGCAAGAGTTGAGACCACCCCCTTCATTGACACAGTATAA
- a CDS encoding NYN domain-containing protein, whose amino-acid sequence MFDRVRARLAQLGDPQYAAEPAVGLFVDGPNVFRDEFDVDLDDLRDAARDLGRVGVIRLYLDEHATPGLIQAAEARGFEVIVTSGDVDVKLAVDATAFAGDGTIDRLAIASRDTDFKPVLEHAGTVGIETIAIAPGSYGRSDALRNAADEAITLEPEP is encoded by the coding sequence ATGTTCGACCGCGTTCGCGCCCGTCTCGCCCAGTTGGGCGATCCACAGTATGCTGCCGAGCCCGCGGTGGGCCTGTTCGTCGACGGGCCGAACGTCTTCCGCGACGAGTTCGACGTCGATCTCGATGACCTGCGCGACGCAGCGCGCGACCTCGGTCGGGTCGGCGTCATCCGGCTCTATCTCGACGAACACGCCACGCCCGGTCTCATTCAGGCCGCCGAGGCCCGCGGCTTCGAGGTGATCGTCACCAGCGGCGACGTCGACGTCAAACTCGCTGTCGACGCGACCGCGTTTGCCGGCGACGGCACCATCGACCGGCTCGCGATCGCCTCGAGAGATACCGATTTCAAACCCGTCCTCGAGCACGCGGGCACCGTCGGGATCGAGACGATCGCGATCGCCCCGGGCTCGTACGGTCGCTCGGACGCGCTGCGAAACGCTGCCGACGAGGCGATTACGCTCGAGCCAGAGCCGTAA
- a CDS encoding TRAM domain-containing protein — protein sequence MSLFSKYLAGWQFRANRPALEPGSEIDVFIAETNGTSGRAYIGDTKLIVDGAGPETVEKQVRVRVTDFDETTATGQGELLEVVGESSYSG from the coding sequence ATGAGCCTCTTCAGCAAGTACCTCGCGGGCTGGCAGTTCCGTGCGAATCGACCCGCTCTCGAACCCGGCTCCGAGATCGATGTCTTCATCGCGGAGACTAACGGCACCAGTGGTCGCGCATACATCGGCGATACGAAACTGATCGTCGACGGTGCCGGCCCGGAGACGGTCGAGAAACAGGTCCGCGTGCGCGTAACCGACTTCGACGAGACGACCGCGACGGGACAGGGCGAACTGCTCGAGGTCGTTGGTGAAAGCTCCTACAGCGGCTAA
- a CDS encoding Na+/H+ antiporter NhaC family protein — MSNSGDGSADDGPTDQFTQPDRDSGPTVEFYGGRGMSAFPIGFFIVWAIVQTALWRIGDTGGLIVGILIGLILGMFFVRGNWQSYANTIFEGMTQPVAVTAIVAWIWAGMFAQLLQDGGFVGGLVWLADTAGIGAALFPAITFVLAAVFTTGIGTGYGATVAFVGLFFPAGILLGANPVLLFGAILSGAIFGDNLAPVSDTTIVSAVTQDADIGGVVASRFKYVIVAAAIAFVGYVVAGGMMSGLEIGAEAQAIFLESSEAIGLVHVISMLAVIGAAIAGRHIVEAISWGIVIAVVFNLVFGLASIGDIVMFNAPPDAPLSEPLAGLPILTVVEDADAVGVTGSLMTGVAGFLELSILVLLIIGAAQIMIRGGAFESLLEWSIENLATNVRNAELTMVGSAALINAIITINTAAEVAIGPYISKIGERFNLNGYRRANILDGQTAAMGYIFPWSGGVLAGYSAMQQLPGEYDWFGESMVVTPIDVVPFVFQGWLLVAVFVVAALTGFGREYIIDRQSEEVARV; from the coding sequence ATGAGTAATAGCGGAGACGGGTCGGCGGATGACGGACCGACAGACCAGTTTACACAACCGGATCGCGATAGCGGACCGACCGTCGAGTTCTACGGCGGTCGGGGAATGAGCGCGTTCCCGATCGGTTTTTTCATCGTGTGGGCCATCGTCCAGACCGCCCTCTGGCGGATCGGCGACACGGGCGGGCTCATCGTCGGCATCCTGATCGGCCTGATCCTCGGCATGTTCTTCGTCCGGGGTAACTGGCAGTCCTACGCGAACACGATCTTCGAAGGGATGACCCAGCCGGTCGCCGTGACCGCGATCGTGGCGTGGATCTGGGCCGGGATGTTCGCCCAGCTCCTGCAGGACGGCGGCTTCGTCGGCGGCCTCGTCTGGCTGGCCGACACCGCAGGTATCGGCGCGGCGCTGTTCCCGGCGATCACGTTCGTCCTCGCCGCCGTCTTCACGACGGGGATCGGGACCGGCTACGGCGCGACCGTCGCCTTCGTCGGCCTGTTCTTCCCCGCGGGCATATTACTCGGTGCGAACCCCGTCTTGCTGTTCGGCGCGATCCTCTCTGGTGCGATCTTCGGTGACAACTTAGCACCCGTCAGCGACACGACGATCGTCAGCGCCGTCACCCAGGACGCCGACATCGGCGGCGTCGTCGCCTCGCGGTTCAAGTACGTGATCGTCGCCGCGGCCATCGCCTTCGTCGGCTACGTCGTCGCCGGCGGCATGATGAGCGGCCTCGAGATCGGTGCCGAAGCCCAGGCGATCTTCCTCGAGAGCAGCGAGGCGATCGGACTCGTCCACGTGATCTCGATGCTCGCCGTCATCGGTGCGGCGATCGCCGGCCGCCACATCGTCGAGGCCATCTCGTGGGGGATCGTCATCGCAGTCGTGTTCAACCTCGTCTTCGGCCTCGCGAGTATCGGCGACATCGTCATGTTCAACGCACCACCGGACGCGCCGCTGTCCGAACCGCTTGCTGGGCTGCCGATTCTCACCGTCGTGGAGGACGCGGACGCGGTCGGCGTCACCGGCAGTCTGATGACCGGCGTCGCGGGCTTTCTCGAGCTGTCGATTCTCGTCTTGCTGATCATCGGTGCGGCCCAGATCATGATCCGCGGCGGCGCGTTCGAGTCGCTCCTCGAGTGGTCGATCGAGAACCTCGCGACGAACGTCCGCAACGCCGAACTCACGATGGTGGGGTCGGCGGCGCTGATCAACGCGATCATCACCATCAACACCGCAGCCGAGGTCGCGATCGGTCCCTACATCTCGAAGATCGGCGAGCGGTTCAACCTGAACGGGTACCGGCGCGCGAACATCTTAGACGGCCAGACCGCCGCCATGGGCTATATCTTCCCGTGGTCGGGCGGGGTGCTGGCCGGCTACTCGGCGATGCAGCAACTGCCCGGCGAGTACGACTGGTTCGGCGAGTCGATGGTCGTCACGCCGATCGACGTCGTCCCGTTCGTCTTCCAGGGCTGGCTGCTCGTCGCGGTGTTCGTCGTCGCGGCACTGACCGGGTTCGGTCGCGAATACATTATCGACCGCCAGAGCGAGGAGGTGGCCCGCGTATGA
- a CDS encoding TatD family hydrolase, translating into MIDDRPVLDDHLHLDPDNHRGIDAVKDFVRVGGTHLLVVNKPSWHLGVEAETGEDFRAVFERTIEVVDEASSELAGRAWPVLGVHPGLISRLVDDRGFTPAEARDLMQAGIDVAAEFVGSGDALALKSGRPHYKVDDAVWDASNAVMRRAFEHGADLECAVQLHAEASEDMTEVADWAVEAGMPAHKVVKHYASGRLAGPTPSVICDKDELERAAERGEPFLMETDYIDDPDRPGAVLGPKTVPRRVKWLLENGSDEAVRNAHVETPKRVYGIDTEATLEMGE; encoded by the coding sequence ATGATCGACGATCGCCCGGTACTGGACGATCACCTCCACCTCGACCCGGACAACCACCGGGGTATCGACGCCGTCAAAGACTTCGTCCGCGTCGGCGGCACCCACCTGCTCGTGGTGAACAAACCCTCCTGGCACCTCGGCGTCGAGGCCGAGACCGGCGAGGACTTCCGAGCGGTCTTCGAGCGCACGATCGAGGTCGTCGACGAGGCCTCGAGCGAACTCGCAGGCCGGGCCTGGCCGGTGCTTGGCGTCCATCCGGGGTTGATCTCGCGGCTGGTCGACGACCGCGGCTTCACGCCCGCTGAGGCTCGCGATCTCATGCAGGCCGGGATCGATGTCGCCGCAGAGTTCGTCGGCTCGGGTGACGCGCTGGCGCTGAAATCGGGCCGCCCCCACTACAAGGTCGACGACGCCGTCTGGGACGCCTCGAACGCGGTCATGCGCCGGGCGTTCGAGCACGGGGCCGACCTCGAGTGTGCCGTCCAACTGCACGCCGAAGCCAGCGAGGACATGACCGAGGTGGCCGACTGGGCCGTCGAGGCCGGCATGCCGGCCCACAAGGTCGTCAAACACTATGCGAGTGGCCGCCTCGCGGGCCCGACGCCGAGCGTGATCTGTGACAAAGACGAACTCGAGCGCGCCGCCGAGCGCGGCGAGCCGTTCCTGATGGAGACCGACTACATCGACGACCCCGACCGCCCGGGTGCGGTGCTCGGGCCCAAAACGGTCCCCCGGCGGGTCAAGTGGCTGCTCGAGAACGGCTCCGACGAAGCGGTTCGCAACGCCCACGTCGAGACGCCGAAGCGAGTGTACGGGATCGATACGGAAGCGACGCTCGAGATGGGCGAGTGA
- a CDS encoding DUF2150 family protein has protein sequence MSNPPTEFYSEERWQNWIDRIKDEDIDPEDEDSARLLLNLQDDTAIAIAKIVAAYDDGELAEEETLAEIEDVREIVLSEVGIDDEEKLILVDGVQTSLVCVFFAAEEYVANGPAEDGTVSDYLSAAADAEAEEDLDAALGYAAQAGTLIIDGDELDMTVAEDLEYGLVTEWINGLDSLQSAMSDPEVVEEDE, from the coding sequence ATGAGCAATCCCCCGACCGAGTTCTACTCGGAGGAACGCTGGCAGAACTGGATCGATCGCATCAAAGACGAAGACATCGATCCGGAAGACGAAGACTCGGCTCGACTCCTGTTGAACCTGCAAGACGACACGGCGATCGCGATCGCGAAGATCGTCGCTGCCTACGACGATGGGGAACTCGCCGAGGAGGAAACGCTCGCGGAGATCGAAGACGTCCGCGAGATCGTCCTCAGCGAAGTCGGTATCGACGACGAGGAGAAACTGATCCTCGTCGACGGCGTCCAGACGAGTCTGGTCTGTGTCTTCTTCGCGGCCGAGGAGTACGTCGCCAACGGTCCGGCCGAAGACGGCACTGTCAGCGACTATCTCAGCGCTGCCGCCGACGCCGAGGCGGAAGAAGACCTCGATGCCGCCCTCGGCTACGCAGCCCAGGCTGGCACGCTCATTATCGACGGCGACGAACTCGATATGACCGTCGCCGAAGACCTCGAGTACGGGCTGGTCACCGAGTGGATCAACGGGCTCGACAGCCTCCAGAGCGCGATGAGCGATCCAGAAGTCGTCGAAGAAGACGAGTAG